A single Thermoleophilia bacterium DNA region contains:
- a CDS encoding DNA methyltransferase, translating into MALDTGTRNILARAVGRSRDLLVASVERRMQQEYGLQPDGDRLDMDQLQHLDERGLRRAEILRQWQDHLATLESGSDQNRLALAFARMAYETSFTTLNRLVALRMCEERDYMVECVRRGLESEGFRLFEQLSGGALGGRTAAYRSFLTAVFRELAVELGVLFDPDAPQSVVFPDETCLQEVLAELTSEDLSDVWDEDETIGWVFQYFNSDDERKAMRKAASAPRNSRELAVRNQFFTPRYVVEFLVDNTLGRIWYEMRQGSTRLAEECRYLVHRPTEVFLTLGEPVPDDEADGIDLSREDLLQLPAYISWRDKRDPRDFQVVDPACGSGHFLLYAFDVLASIYEEAWEDESSPSSAATGATLRDDYPELGALRSAIPRLVIERNLYGVDIDPRTAQVAALALWLRAQRFGRDADVELQPITKTNVVCAEPMPGDARLLTDFTHTLQPEALRQLTVAFADLLRPAGELGVLLKAEEQLCRLIDTARDQWAAANAQKQMVLAPELEMPSARQPELFDVSGITDDQFWATAETRILDGLRAYAAQVEVESGMRRRLFSDDAGQGLAFVDLCRQRFDVVLMNPPFGEPAKGSKAYVDKTYLRTKNDLYAAFVERGLEMLVPRGRLGAITSRTGFFLSSFQKWREEILLRETEIGVFADLGYGVLDANVETAAYCLERRVP; encoded by the coding sequence ATGGCTCTCGACACCGGCACCCGAAACATCCTGGCTCGAGCCGTTGGTCGTAGTCGTGACCTCCTCGTCGCCAGCGTCGAGAGGAGGATGCAGCAGGAGTATGGTCTGCAGCCCGATGGCGACCGTCTCGACATGGACCAGCTGCAGCATCTCGACGAACGCGGCCTTCGGAGAGCCGAGATTCTCCGCCAGTGGCAGGACCATCTGGCGACTCTGGAATCCGGCTCGGATCAAAATCGTCTTGCCTTGGCGTTTGCGCGGATGGCCTATGAGACGTCCTTCACGACGCTCAACCGACTCGTCGCGCTGCGCATGTGCGAAGAGCGCGATTACATGGTGGAGTGCGTGAGGCGTGGCCTGGAGTCGGAGGGATTTCGTCTCTTCGAGCAGCTCTCGGGTGGGGCGCTTGGGGGTCGCACTGCCGCCTATCGCAGCTTCCTGACGGCCGTGTTCCGTGAGCTCGCAGTTGAGCTCGGCGTGCTTTTCGACCCGGATGCGCCGCAGTCCGTCGTCTTCCCCGACGAGACGTGTCTGCAAGAGGTACTCGCGGAGCTTACCAGCGAGGACCTCTCGGACGTCTGGGACGAGGATGAGACTATCGGCTGGGTCTTCCAGTACTTCAACTCAGATGACGAGCGCAAAGCGATGCGCAAGGCTGCATCGGCGCCTCGGAACTCGCGTGAACTTGCCGTGCGAAATCAGTTCTTCACGCCGCGGTATGTGGTGGAGTTCTTGGTGGACAACACGCTCGGTCGAATCTGGTACGAGATGCGCCAGGGCAGCACGAGGCTTGCCGAGGAATGTAGATACCTAGTCCATCGTCCGACAGAGGTCTTCCTCACTCTGGGCGAGCCTGTGCCGGACGACGAAGCAGACGGGATCGACCTGAGCCGCGAGGATCTTCTGCAGCTCCCCGCCTACATCTCGTGGCGCGACAAGAGGGACCCTCGGGACTTCCAGGTCGTCGACCCTGCGTGTGGTTCGGGCCACTTCCTGCTCTATGCGTTCGACGTCCTTGCTTCAATCTACGAGGAGGCGTGGGAAGACGAGTCTTCGCCTTCCAGCGCGGCTACAGGGGCGACACTGCGGGACGACTACCCAGAGCTGGGAGCTTTGCGCTCGGCGATTCCTCGTCTCGTCATCGAGCGCAACCTCTATGGTGTAGACATCGATCCGCGGACGGCTCAAGTGGCTGCACTCGCGCTTTGGCTGCGTGCACAGAGATTCGGTCGGGACGCAGACGTGGAGCTCCAGCCCATCACGAAGACAAACGTGGTCTGCGCGGAGCCCATGCCGGGCGATGCGCGGCTGCTGACAGATTTCACTCACACGCTGCAACCCGAGGCTCTGCGACAGCTGACGGTTGCATTTGCCGATCTGCTTAGGCCGGCCGGAGAGCTCGGTGTCCTACTCAAGGCGGAAGAACAGCTCTGCAGACTGATAGATACGGCAAGAGATCAGTGGGCAGCGGCGAACGCGCAGAAGCAGATGGTACTGGCGCCCGAGCTAGAGATGCCCTCTGCTCGTCAACCCGAGCTTTTCGACGTCTCTGGAATCACCGATGATCAGTTCTGGGCCACGGCGGAGACCAGGATCCTCGACGGCCTTAGGGCATACGCTGCGCAGGTCGAAGTGGAGTCCGGAATGCGGCGCCGACTCTTCAGCGACGATGCGGGCCAGGGCCTCGCTTTCGTGGACCTCTGCCGTCAGCGGTTTGACGTCGTCCTGATGAATCCCCCGTTCGGCGAGCCGGCGAAGGGTTCGAAGGCATACGTCGACAAGACCTATCTGCGCACTAAGAACGACCTCTATGCGGCTTTTGTTGAAAGGGGGCTCGAAATGCTCGTTCCTCGTGGTCGTCTTGGCGCTATCACATCGCGAACGGGGTTCTTCCTGTCGTCCTTCCAGAAGTGGCGCGAGGAGATCCTGTTGAGAGAGACCGAGATTGGCGTATTCGCCGATCTTGGCTACGGCGTTCTCGACGCCAACGTTGAGACCGCCGCATACTGCCTCGAACGGAGAGTGCCATGA